Proteins encoded together in one Oncorhynchus mykiss isolate Arlee chromosome 7, USDA_OmykA_1.1, whole genome shotgun sequence window:
- the pdrg1 gene encoding p53 and DNA damage-regulated protein 1 (The RefSeq protein has 1 substitution compared to this genomic sequence), with product MEAERILQCLTEVEEAAEDVLANKQQIVDLDTKRNMNREALNALKHEMASEEKVKVCFGNMFIKFPKAKTKEMIQRDQQQLDKEINNLRQALKDKLNRLNELQGKPELTGYNLSPLSDVEVEAINHLMKR from the exons ATGGAGGCGGAACGAATTTTACAATGTCTGACCGAAGTTGAAGAGGCTGCAGAGGATGTTCTTGCAAACAAACAACAG ATCGTGGATCTGGACACGAAGCGGAATATGAACAGGGAAGCGTTGAATGCTCTGAAACATGAGATGGCATCGGAAG AAAAAGTGAAGGTTTGCTTTGGAAACATGTTCATCAAATTCCCCAAAGCGAAGACGAAAGAGATGATACAGAGAG ACCAGCAGCAGCTAGACAAGGAGATCAACAACCTTCGCCAAGCCCTTAAAGACAAACTGAACCGCCTCAATGAACTGCAAG gGAAACCGGAGCTGACAGGATACAACCTGTCTCCTCTTTCCGATGTCGAGGTGAAGGCCATCAACCACCTGATGAAGAGATGA